In Rissa tridactyla isolate bRisTri1 chromosome 2, bRisTri1.patW.cur.20221130, whole genome shotgun sequence, a single window of DNA contains:
- the IL7 gene encoding interleukin-7, whose amino-acid sequence MFHAFFRSIFRVLPLLLVLSPVNSSSCAMGNKTNEIRVKYENILSHDIDELVNMSAEYRDRCCKNKKHENNKVFFCNDTQEVESLQSMACNMLRFFHKQKISRDFRWKAALVSCGTLQVLQCKCERLKKEKVCTQVNTHNEDTETGEQSRKKCNQEFCELKENISSLRSCWNKFEKIISR is encoded by the exons ATGTTCCATG CCTTTTTTAGATCTATCTTTCGGGTTCTGCCACTGCTCCTTGTTCTGTCTCCAGTGAATTCTTCTAGTTGTGCGATGGGAAATAAAACAAACGAAATCCGTGTGAAGTATGAGAATATACTAAGCCACGACATCGATGAGCTG GTAAATATGTCTGCAGAGTATCGTGACAGGTGCTGCAAgaataaaaaacatgaaaataacaaAGTGTTTTTCTGCAATGATACTCAG GAAGTAGAATCACTACAGAGTATGGCGTGCAACATGCTCAGATTCTTTCATAAGCAAAAAATCAGCAGAGACTTTAGATGGAAAGCAGCATTAGTCTCATGTGGGACATTACAGGTTCTACAGTGCAAATGTGaaagacttaaaaaagaaaag GTTTGCACGCAGGTAAATACACATAATGAAGATACAGAAACAGGTGAACAGTCCAGAAAGAAATGCAACCAAGAATTTtgtgaactgaaagaaaatatatctAGCCTTCGATcctgctggaataaatttgaaaaaataatttccaggtgA